In Pseudovibrio brasiliensis, one DNA window encodes the following:
- a CDS encoding GSU2403 family nucleotidyltransferase fold protein, translating into MTDLPLAYQNLAADYIQKTHDDSRALRGSIYQQAKGNVENVFVKMPVGAGRKSLYVGPALQPETQAKVERIKQASERARARRKDLSVLNKVGVLSTHSYAGRVLDAMAYHGLFRNGAILVGTLAYQCYPLLLGCTLPSTQLATDDADLVAASLAIKADEGIDMLSILKDADPTFEPIPELDGRAKSSRFRSGIGFVVDLLTPTRKRGEKQPLELQGLDAGAMSLQYLAWLIDDASPAALPYGAGIPVFVPRPARYAVHKLILSQKRTHTATKVTKDLAQAKALIEVLEQACPGLISDELLDAQSQGKQGWSDPIAKALKALWPDGSWRERPEFEEFAEGI; encoded by the coding sequence ATGACAGATCTTCCTCTCGCTTATCAAAATCTCGCTGCGGATTACATTCAGAAAACGCATGATGATAGCAGGGCTCTTCGGGGCTCGATTTATCAGCAGGCGAAGGGGAATGTTGAGAACGTCTTCGTCAAAATGCCCGTGGGTGCCGGACGTAAGAGCCTCTATGTGGGGCCAGCTTTGCAGCCGGAAACGCAGGCCAAAGTGGAGCGCATCAAGCAGGCTAGTGAGCGCGCCCGTGCACGTCGTAAAGACCTGAGCGTGCTTAACAAAGTTGGCGTGCTTTCCACCCACAGTTATGCCGGGCGTGTGCTGGATGCCATGGCCTATCATGGCCTGTTCCGCAATGGTGCTATTCTGGTGGGTACGCTGGCCTATCAATGTTACCCACTGCTGTTGGGCTGCACACTGCCCTCCACCCAGCTGGCAACAGATGATGCAGATCTCGTAGCCGCCTCACTGGCGATCAAAGCGGATGAAGGCATTGATATGCTCTCCATCCTGAAGGATGCCGACCCCACATTCGAGCCTATTCCGGAACTGGATGGTCGCGCCAAATCTTCGCGCTTTCGCTCTGGCATCGGCTTTGTGGTAGATCTGCTCACGCCAACACGCAAGCGCGGCGAAAAGCAACCGCTGGAGCTGCAAGGGTTGGATGCGGGCGCTATGAGCCTGCAGTATCTGGCATGGCTGATCGACGATGCTTCCCCCGCTGCTCTGCCTTACGGCGCTGGCATTCCTGTGTTCGTGCCGCGCCCGGCCCGTTACGCCGTGCACAAGCTCATCCTCTCACAAAAGCGGACCCACACGGCCACCAAGGTCACCAAGGATCTGGCACAGGCCAAGGCACTGATTGAGGTGCTGGAGCAAGCCTGCCCCGGCCTGATAAGTGACGAACTGCTGGACGCACAATCCCAAGGCAAACAAGGCTGGAGCGATCCCATCGCCAAAGCCCTCAAAGCCCTCTGGCCCGATGGCTCCTGGCGGGAACGCCCCGAATTCGAAGAGTTTGCCGAGGGGATTTAG
- a CDS encoding crotonase/enoyl-CoA hydratase family protein: MAVHFEVEGTTAIITLDRPERRNAVDGETAQLLVDAFTRFDQDDSLSVAVFTGSEGTFCAGADLKAISEGNLNILKEEGDFAPMGPSRMRLSKPVIAAIEGHAVAGGLELALWADMRVAGKSAVFGVYCRRFGVPLIDMGTIRLPRLIGQSRAADMILTGRSVSGEEAVAFGLVNRLVEDGEALAKAKELAAHIAQFPQMCMRSDRLSMFEQWDMTEAEAIKNEMRRGLSVISSGETVSGATAFSHGKGRHGAGVES; the protein is encoded by the coding sequence ATGGCGGTTCATTTTGAGGTTGAAGGGACGACAGCGATCATCACGCTGGACCGGCCTGAGCGACGCAATGCGGTGGATGGAGAGACGGCGCAGCTGCTGGTGGATGCCTTCACCCGTTTTGATCAGGATGACAGCCTTTCCGTTGCCGTGTTCACTGGATCTGAAGGCACATTCTGTGCAGGTGCTGACCTGAAAGCCATTTCCGAAGGCAACCTCAACATCCTGAAAGAAGAGGGCGATTTTGCCCCGATGGGTCCATCCCGCATGCGGCTTTCCAAGCCCGTGATCGCGGCAATTGAAGGCCATGCGGTGGCTGGCGGGCTGGAGCTGGCGCTCTGGGCGGACATGCGTGTTGCGGGAAAGTCGGCAGTGTTTGGCGTCTATTGTCGCCGGTTTGGGGTGCCGCTGATTGACATGGGCACCATTCGTCTTCCTCGCCTGATCGGCCAGTCCCGCGCCGCGGATATGATCCTGACAGGGCGCAGTGTGAGCGGGGAGGAAGCGGTTGCTTTTGGCCTCGTCAACCGGCTCGTGGAAGATGGTGAGGCACTCGCTAAAGCAAAGGAGCTTGCCGCGCATATCGCGCAATTTCCGCAAATGTGCATGCGTAGCGACCGGCTTTCCATGTTTGAGCAGTGGGACATGACCGAAGCTGAGGCCATCAAAAATGAAATGCGGCGCGGGCTTTCAGTGATTTCCAGCGGAGAGACCGTTTCCGGCGCAACGGCTTTCAGTCATGGCAAAGGACGCCACGGGGCAGGCGTGGAAAGCTGA